A stretch of Gemmatimonas sp. DNA encodes these proteins:
- a CDS encoding RNA polymerase sigma-70 factor has translation MPTDSPTLTPDSLEDPALAARLRGGDPAALESVFRQMHEPLVAFGSRYLGDRARAEEQVQELFFTLWNTRERLAFSGSLRSYLFAAMRNRALNVRRRDAVEQDWADDEAQESVRLLHRQPETPASLLEADALHQAVNDAFERLPERCRLAMHLRWREGMSYAEIAEVLGIGVKGVENQLARGLKAVRAMVGAT, from the coding sequence GTGCCCACCGATTCCCCTACACTGACTCCGGATTCGCTCGAGGACCCCGCACTCGCCGCGCGCCTTCGTGGTGGCGACCCCGCGGCGTTGGAGTCGGTGTTTCGCCAGATGCACGAGCCGCTCGTGGCCTTCGGGAGCCGCTATCTTGGCGACCGGGCGCGGGCGGAAGAGCAGGTGCAGGAGCTGTTTTTCACCTTGTGGAACACCCGCGAGCGTCTGGCCTTCAGCGGCAGCCTGCGCAGCTATCTCTTTGCGGCCATGCGCAACCGAGCGCTGAACGTGCGCCGTCGCGACGCGGTGGAGCAGGACTGGGCCGACGACGAGGCGCAGGAGTCGGTACGCCTGCTGCACCGCCAACCGGAAACGCCGGCGTCCCTGCTCGAGGCGGACGCGCTGCATCAGGCCGTGAACGACGCCTTCGAGCGCCTCCCCGAGCGGTGTCGCCTGGCCATGCACCTGCGTTGGCGCGAGGGGATGTCATACGCCGAGATCGCCGAGGTGCTGGGCATTGGGGTGAAAGGGGTGGAGAACCAGCTGGCGCGTGGGCTGAAAGCGGTGCGCGCGATGGTGGGGGCGACATGA